Part of the Spinacia oleracea cultivar Varoflay chromosome 5, BTI_SOV_V1, whole genome shotgun sequence genome, ccactcccgcctctcaagtcgaatcttgaggctctcatggagtcgtttgtgggggcgcaagtcAAGAAGAACattgagtttgaggatggattcaaacaatccaacactcaATTGAAGGTGATTGAAAACCAATTAGCTCAACTTGCTAGTACCATTAGGGAACATCATGCGCTTACCATTCTTCCACCCAAAAGTCATACTCTAAGGCAAATCAATGCTATAGTGACAAGGAGTGGAAAAATCCTTGATGACGTTCCTAGAGCTAATAAGGTTTCTAAACCCAATGGGGAAGATCAAGAGGGAGTCATTGGGTCGAGTGACAATGATGTGGTAGAAGAGGAGCCTCTCATTAATGATGAAGGTGATCCTACCACCCCCAAAGTGGCAACTCTTCTACCTCTCCCCACTCCTAAACTTCCCTATCCCCAAAGATTCATAAGACACAAGTTGGATGTGCAATTCGCAAAATTTCTAGAGGTCCTTCGGAAATTGCATATCACTCTCCCCTTTACGGATGCGTTAAAACAAATGCCTACCTACTCACGATTCCTTAAGAAAATCTTGAGTGGGAAGCGAAATTGTGACGTAAAGGAGACGGTGAATCTCACCGAAAATTGTAGTGCTATTATTCTTAACAAAATGCCACCCAAACTCAAAGACCCGGGTAGTTTTACTATCCCTTGTGCTATCAAGGAGCTAGAAATAAGCAATGCCTTGTGTGATTTGGGGGATAGTGTTAGTCTAATGCCCTATTCGGTATTCTCCAAGCTTGAAGTTGGTGATCTTGTCCCAACCAACATTACATTGCAACTTGCCGACCGTTCGCTCAAATATCCTATCGGCAAGATTGATGATGTACCTTTGAGAGTTGGTGGACTTGTGATCCCCGTTGATTTCGTGGTCCTAGACATTGATGAGGACGTGCATGTCCCTATTATTCTAGGCCGCCCATTCTTAGCCACGGCGGGGGCTATAATTGATGTCAAGCAAGGGAACATTACCTTGAAAGTAGGAATGGATAGCTGTTCTTTGACTTGAATAAAACCATGAGCTACCCTAGCTCTACCAATGAGAAATGTTTCTTGGTAGACTCTTTTGACCCTTTGGTGCATGACATGCATGAGCATTTGCTCACCACTAACGATCCACTTGAGTTTGCTCTTTTGAATAGAGATGGCTTAGGTGATCAAGGAGTTGAAGCGGCTAAATACAAGAGACTAATGGATTCCACCCTACCTTGTGATCAATCGGAGCAATTCTTGCTTGTGCTTGATGGAAAGAAGCCTTTGGATGATCATGCCTCCCAAATTGGTAAGGAAGCTCCCAAGGTAGAGCTAAAACCTCTACCTTCGAGCTTAAGGTACGTCTTTCTTGGTCCAAATTCTTCTTACCCCGTCATTATCAATTCCTCTTTAGATGACGAGCAAGTGCTCAAGCTCATTATTGTTTTGAAACGTCATCAAGGGTCTTTGGGCTACACCATTGGTGATTTGAAGGGTGTTAGCCCAACCCTTTGCATGCATCATATTGAGCTTGAGGACAATGTTGTCCCACATCGTGAGAGGCAAAGAAAACTTAACCCACCTATGGGAGAGGTGGTTAAGAAGGAAATCATGAAGCTTTTGGCAGCCGGGGTTATCTATCCTATCTCGAATAGCCGATGGGTATCCCCGGTCCATGTGCTTCCAAAGAAAGGAGGGATGACGGTAGTCAAGAATTCACATGGGGAGCTTATTTCCACCCGGACGGTGACCGGGTGGCGCATGTGTATCGACTATCGTCAACTCAACCTCTCTACCAAAAAGGATCACTTTCCCCTCCCATTCATTGACCAAATGCTTGAGCGTCTAACCAAGCACAAGTACTTTAGTTTTCTTGATGGTTATTCCGGATTCTTTCAAATCCCAATTAATCCggaagaccaagagaaaactACTCTCACTTGTCCCTATGGAACGTTTGCTTATAGGCGGATGCCATTCGGGCTTTGTAATGCTCCCGGAACGTTCCAAAGGTGTATGATGAGCATTTTTGGTGATATTCTTGAAGAAGAGATGGAGGTGTTCATGGATGACTTCTCTGTGGGAGGATGCACCTATGAAGAATGCCTCATCAATCTTGGGAAGTGTCTTGCAAGGTGTGAAAAGGTCAACTTGGTTCTCAATTGGGAAAAGTGCCACTTCATGGTGGAGGAAGGAATTGTTATAGGGAACAAGGTGCCTCATCGTGGGATTGAGGTTGATCGAGCAAAAATCGAAGTGATAGAGAAGTTACCTCCCCCGGTAAATGTTAAGGGGATCCGATCTTTTCTTGGGCATGCCGGTTTCTATAGGCGGTTCATTAAGGATTTTTCTTTGATCGCCCGGCCTCTCACCAACCTCCTCCAAAAGGAATGTGACTTTCATTTTGACTCCGCATGTCTCAATGCCTTTGATACCATCAAAAATGCTCTCATCTCTACCCCTATAGTTCAAGCTCCAGATTGGTATCTACCTTTTGAgttaatgtgtgatgcaagtgatttcTCTGTTGGGGGAGTCCTTGGTCAAAGGAAAGACAAGAAGCTTCATGTGATCTATTATATGTCTAAAACCCTCAACCAAGCACAAGCAAATTACACCACGACCGAGAAAGAATTTCTCGCCATAATGCATGCTTTTGAAAAGTTTAGGACTTATTTGGTAGGGTCAAAGACAATTGTGTACACGGATCATGCGGCCATTCGTTATCTTATGGCGAAGAAGGAGGCCAAACCGAGACTCATTCGTTGGGTGCTTCTTCTCCAAGAGTTTGACATTGAGATTCGAGATAAGAAGGGAGCCGAGAATGTGGTGGCCGACCACCTTTCTTGGTTAGAACTTGGAAGTGTAGCTAAAGATGATGTTCCTATCGAGGATGCCTTGAGAGATGACACTTTGTATATGGTTGGGAGCACTCAACTCCCGTGGTTTGTTGATATTGTAAATTACTTGGCTTGCGGGGCAATTCTGGAAGAGCTCACATCTCAAGAACGCCGCAAGTTGAAGCATGATTCTAAATGCTACATTTGGGATGAGCCCACTTTGTTGAGAAGGTGCCCGGATGGCCTCTGACGGAGGTGTGTTCCGGATGAGGAGTTCCCAAGTGTTCTCCGTATGTGCCACTCTTCCCCTTGTGGTGGGCATATGGGGGGTGATCGAACCGCCTCCAAGATACTTCAATGCATGCTATGGTGGCCCACCCTTTTCCGGGATGCTTGGGCATTTGTCAAGGCTTGTGATCGTTGCCAACGGACGGGGAATATTTCCAAACTTCATGAGATGCCGCAAAATCCAATCTTGGAATTAGAGGTGTTCGACGTATGGGGCATTGATTTCATGGGCCCTTTCCCCTCTTCTTATGGAAACCTCTACATCCTTGTTGCGGTTGATTATGTCTCCAAGTGGGCGGAGGCCATTGCTTCGCCTACCAATGATCACAAAGTGGTTCTCAACCTCTTCAAAAAGGTCATTTTTCCGCGTTTTGGGGTTCCTAGGGCTGTGATTAGTGATGGCGGATCCCATTTCGCCCATGGAAAATTCAAGGCACTCTTGCGGAAATATGGGGTTCATCATAAGGTTGGTTTGGCTATCATCCCCAAACTAGTGGCCAAGTGGAAGTTACTAATCGTGAAATCAAGTCTATTCTTGAAAAGTCGGTTGCCAAGAACCGTAAGGATTGGTCCGTCATGCTTGGTGATGCCTTATGGGCGTATAGAACGGCTTTCAAAACACCTATAGGCATGACTCCTTACAAGCTTGTCTATGGCAAGAATTTCCACTTGCCGGTGGAACTTGAGCACAAGGCTATGTGGGCCATCAAAACCCTGAATTTCGAATTGACTAGTGCGGGAGAGAGACGCTTGCTTGACCTTCATGAGTAGGAGGAACTCCGCATGAATGCTTATGACTCGGCGAGCATCTACAAGGCCCGGTCTAAACAATATCATGATTTCCGGATCGAGAAGAGAGAGTTCAAGGAGGGGGAGCAAGTCCTCCTTTATAACTCACGGTTGAAATTGTTTCCGGGTAAACTCAAGTCCCGGTGGAGCGGTCCTTTCATTGTTGTTCGGGTTTTCCCGCACGGTACTATTGAGATCCGGAATGATAGTACGGCTCCTTTCAAGGTGAATGGTCATCACCTCAAGCATTGTTACTTAGGCGATCccattggttccattgcttccATAGATCTCCATGACCCCCCATGAATTTGGGGgaattcgtcaagctaatgacgttaaacgagcgctaccgggaGGCACCCCGCGGTTCTTGAGCACTGTTTTGGTATGATTCTTTGCGGTGGGTTCTCACTTTCCACCTTGTGCCTTGTCCGTCCatttttggtgagtttgttcgtgTTTTAACGGGTCTTTGCGGGATTTGCTCCCACGATACTTCCGGTAACATCCTTCCGACTCTTATGCATTCTTTAGGGGACGGGCATATATCATGTTGGGGCATTTGGGTGGATGGGTAGatgtgcccctccttgcttagttttaggccttgaggacatggcctaattctagcttgggggagttttgTTTGTGGATGCCTACTTGTTGATGCTCTTTGCTTTGAAATCATACCATTACAtgtttgtttctttgttttcttagtttgatttagct contains:
- the LOC110791241 gene encoding uncharacterized protein, which gives rise to MALPVKNLGIPGAFEATCGIQEPTTCANNFEIKPALINLVQSHPFCGKSNESPHKHLKQFEHYCDTIKHNGVTSDYVRLTLFRFSLLGRASDWLDKEVKPNSLRTWNEVTSAFLNKFYSHGKTAEFRHKIQSFEQGRDESLFEAWDRFKEYQRECPHHGIPKWLLLQKFYLGLSPSSKTSLDAGAGGPIMNKTEDQIEEIIEDVVENYQSWHVGERSYDGKSRIEDGKGSVYAIEQARMIEKLSSRLEKLENTPFAGSAASKPPSPSTIPSPSATLLNKGKGKVIENQLAQLASTIREHHALTILPPKSHTLRQINAIVTRSGKILDDVPRANKVSKPNGEDQEGVIGSSDNDVVEEEPLINDEGDPTTPKVATLLPLPTPKLPYPQRFIRHKLDVQFAKFLEVLRKLHITLPFTDALKQMPTYSRFLKKILSGKRNCDVKETVNLTENCSAIILNKMPPKLKDPGSFTIPCAIKELEISNALCDLGDSVSLMPYSVFSKLEVGDLVPTNITLQLADRSLKYPIGKIDDVPLRVGGLVIPVDFVVLDIDEDVHVPIILGRPFLATAGAIIDVKQGNITLKVGMDSCSLT